Proteins encoded together in one Pelodiscus sinensis isolate JC-2024 chromosome 33, ASM4963464v1, whole genome shotgun sequence window:
- the LOC142823351 gene encoding maestro heat-like repeat-containing protein family member 7, with translation MGPCEGRVGPNLPWVPDMGARDPCWPLESPWSLPSRTEPPCASAELCQERMDSRVEEGAIYDIEEQLHTRDTSPAALQRFLLAIPLACLAALQRGEDTLAPRCCKDTMMARIVEIMEDSPPPLVLADCLNAACSLSTLQPPLRAQLLSPLLTAAVGQTVSGDWQQPIHTQQFIRALPYDLQALLASLLAESPDTARLQLIMEHLSPWLESRLPQERARALGSTTALLGVATTLPGFDNSADWPRMGHHVAQLGLFISDPSEDVSRLAREGVHSLYQLLLHHRGLNIHQAEDLWCRHYYKERWVLAHSNSVRVGEVFGQLFTPEQENCFLDKALLAARSPLRRPSQAGLVLAHALHGQAHQLLEYMQEDTQ, from the exons atgggtccctgcgaggggcgtgtggggcccaacctgccctgggtccctgacatgggggcgcgtgacccctgctggccgctggagtcaccctggtcccttccctcccgcacagagcccccctgcgcctcggcggagctctgccaggagcggatggactcccgggtggaggaaggggccatctacgacatcgaagagcagctccacacccgggacacg agcccagccgccctgcagcggttcctcttggccatccccctcgcctgcctcgccgccctccaaaggggcgaggacaccctggcgccgcgctgctgcaaggacaccatgatggccaggatcgtt gagatcatggaggactcgccccccccgctggtcttggccgactgcctcaacgccgcctgcagcctcag caccttgcagcctcccctgcgggcccagctcctgagccccctgctgacggcggccgtgggacagacagtgtctggggactggcagcagcccatccacactcag cagttcatccgggcccttccctacgacctccaggccctactggcgagcctcctcgccgagtccccagacaccgcccggctgcagctcataatggag cacctgagcccgtggctggagtcccgcctgccccaggagcgagccagggcccttggcagcaccacggccctgctgggagtcgccaccaccctcccggggtttgac aactccgccgactggccgaggatgggtcaccacgtggcccagctgggcctttttatttcggacccatccgaagacgtcagccggctggcccgggagggggtgcacagcctgtatcaactcctcctgcaccacaggg gcctcaacatccaccaggcagaggacctgtggtgcagacactactacaaagaaagatgggtcctggctcacagcaacagcgtgagggtgggagag gtctttgggcagctctttacaccagagcaggagaattgctttttggacaaggctctgctcgctgcccgctcccccctgcggcgccccagccaggccgggctggtcctggcccacgccctgcatgggcaggcccatcagctcctggaatacatg caggaagacacccagtga